From the Devosia sp. FJ2-5-3 genome, the window GGCCGTTCTTCGAGCGGGGCTTCAGCTCGGTGGTCAACCGTAGCCTCAACATGTTCACCCTCATCGCCATGGGCATTGGGGTGGCATGGCTTTATTCCGTCATCGCTACCGTCCTGCCGGATATTTTCCCGTCCGACATGCGGGGAATGGGCGGCGCAGTGCCCGTCTATTTCGAAGCGGCCGCCGTAATCACCGCCTTGGCCCTGCTCGGTCAGGTGCTGGAACAGCGGGCCCGCGAACAGACATCGGGGGCCATCAAGGCATTGCTGGATCTCGCCCCCAAGACCGCGCGGCGAATTGGAGCCGACGGGTCCGATGAGGAAGTCGGCATTGAAATGATCGGGGTTGGCGATCGCCTGCGTGTCAGGCCCGGCGAAAAAGTGCCCGTCGACGGGAAGGTGATCGAGGGCCGCAGTGCGCTCGACGAATCCATGGTCACCGGCGAATCCATGCCCGTCACCAAGCAGGTCGGCGATCGATTGATCGGTGGCACGATCAACCAGTCCGGCGGGCTGGTCATGGAGGCGGAGCAGATTGGACAGGATACCTTGCTCTCGAGGATCGTCCAGATGGTTGCCGCAGCCCAGCGCTCACGAGCGCCGATCCAGAAGCTCGCCGACCAGGTGTCCGGCTGGTTCGTACCGCTGGTAATAGGCATTGCCATCGCCGCCTTCATCGCATGGGGCATCTGGGGGCCCGAGCCGCGCTTGGCTTACGGGCTGGTTGCCGCAGTCTCCGTGCTGATCATTGCCTGCCCGTGTGCTCTGGGCCTGGCGACGCCGATGTCGATCATGGTCGGCGTCGGCAAGGGGGCTACGCTGGGTCTGCTGATCAAGAATGCGGAGGCATTGGAACGGCTTGAGAAGGTCGATACTTTGGTCGTCGACAAAACAGGCACGCTCACCGAAGGCAAGCCGGCCGTCACGGCTATCGTTCCTGCACAATATGGTGGCGAGGATAACCTGCTGCGGCTTGCGGCCAGCCTCGAACGGGCGAGCGAGCACCCTCTTGGTCTCGCCATCGTCAACGCGGCCAAGGAACGCGGCTTGACCCTCTCCAGTCCGACGGATGTGGACTCGCCTGTCGGCAAGGGCCTGACTGGCACAGTGGACGGCCAATTGCTGCATATCGGCAGTGCCGAATATCTCAGGTCTCAGGGGGTCGACACGGACGCCTTGATGGTTCGCGCCAATGCGCTTCGCGCCGGTGGCGAAACGGCGATCCTGGTGAGTGTCGACGAACGCCTCGCCGGAGTAATCGGCATTTCCGACCCGATCCGCAAGACAACGCCGGCTGCCCTCGCCGAGCTGGCACAACAGGGCATCAAGGTCGTGATGATGACGGGCGATAATAAGGTGACGGCCGACGCCGTGGCCCGCAAGGTGGGGATCGCCGCCGTTGAGGCCGACGTCCTGCCGGAGCAGAAGAGCGCCGTCGTCAACCACCTCCGCGAACAAGGCGGCATCGTTGCCATGGCCGGCGACGGCGTCAACGACGCCCCAGCCCTCGCCGCGGCAGATGTCGGCATTGCCATGGGGACCGGCACCGATGTCGCCATTCAGAGCGCCGGGGTCACTCTGCTC encodes:
- a CDS encoding heavy metal translocating P-type ATPase: MSEDSDVSGTTNASDHHHDHHTNHQHGSTRQRVNDPVCGMLVDPATAKFSAEHAGVTYYFCSAGCHDKFVAAPGSYPATAEPPPPAPLPGTIYTCPMHPQSRQDHPGNCPICGMTLEPEMPTAETGPSAEYLDMTRRFWIGTTLAVPVFLLEMGSHLFDLHGFISPQNLNWVQLALATPVVLRAGWPFFERGFSSVVNRSLNMFTLIAMGIGVAWLYSVIATVLPDIFPSDMRGMGGAVPVYFEAAAVITALALLGQVLEQRAREQTSGAIKALLDLAPKTARRIGADGSDEEVGIEMIGVGDRLRVRPGEKVPVDGKVIEGRSALDESMVTGESMPVTKQVGDRLIGGTINQSGGLVMEAEQIGQDTLLSRIVQMVAAAQRSRAPIQKLADQVSGWFVPLVIGIAIAAFIAWGIWGPEPRLAYGLVAAVSVLIIACPCALGLATPMSIMVGVGKGATLGLLIKNAEALERLEKVDTLVVDKTGTLTEGKPAVTAIVPAQYGGEDNLLRLAASLERASEHPLGLAIVNAAKERGLTLSSPTDVDSPVGKGLTGTVDGQLLHIGSAEYLRSQGVDTDALMVRANALRAGGETAILVSVDERLAGVIGISDPIRKTTPAALAELAQQGIKVVMMTGDNKVTADAVARKVGIAAVEADVLPEQKSAVVNHLREQGGIVAMAGDGVNDAPALAAADVGIAMGTGTDVAIQSAGVTLLNGDLMGIVKARALSRATMSNIRQNLFFAFAYNVAGVPVAAGLLYPFFGLTLSPAIAAAAMALSSVSVLGNSLRLRKLRID